The genome window gataacgtgttataaaataaagactgtaaagtaaagacaattagagagagaaactgatatattattcaaacttcaaacttatgtacataatgaactgaaaactcctctatttatagaaaaaaagaagcagctgcgaggcttttcaggaagcacctgcaaggcttttctttagctgcttgtaagctgtctgcatgaactacttgcaacctgcctgtttaataagaagctgctgcaaatcatttcattgagctacTTACAACCTGCccgcatcagctgcttgtagataaacttcaacagagtactaaatgaataatcttcttcaggaagattatctatagcggagtaataaatgaacatccacaatataattattttcgtaACAATATCGAAAAAGTAGTTGGTTCTAATATATAGTCACATTTCTATGACTATATATTTTCgagtttctcttctttttttttttccggaGAAACGAAAGGTGCTTTACCTAagttttcaaaaaagaaaaacttattaaaattaaaatgaCGTTAAAAGGAGGAAGGatcagaaaagaaaaaagaacagtATTTGCAAATTACAACTAAGCTTCAAAATTGCAGGATTCACATTCAAAACTTTGAAAGTGAACCGCGGCTACACAACAATAATATAGTACTAATAAATTATAGTCCCAGCATTGCAACATTTTCACTCAACTTCCCTTTCATCTTTGTCTCTGTACTTACACTGTTACAAAATCCACAGCAACTTCTCTCAAAATCttttatccttcttcttcacccATCCACAAAAATATTTCTCTAAAAGATGGACTCTTTCTCTCCCATTTCAGTACCAGAATCTTTACCAAAGCCACAGACTTTCAAGAAAAGCTTCGTAACTTCTTTAATGGAAGCAGCTACATTAAAAACCCCATCTTTTAAAGAAGACACTTACTTCATTTCCCACTTAAAACCCTCTGAAAAAAAGGCATTACAAGAGTTAAAAgacaaacttcaaacttcttctaatgGAGCTGAATCTTTATCCATGTGGGGTATTTCACTTTTAAGTGGAGATGAAAAAGCTGATGTCATTCTCCTAAAATTCCTTAGAGCAAGGGATTTTAAGGTTTCAGATTCACTTCACATGTTAGAAAAATGTCTGTCTTGGAGAAAAGAGTTTAATGCTGACATCATTTTGGAAGAAGATTTAGGTTTTAAAGAACTTGAAGGGGTTGTTGCTTATATGAATGGCTATGATAGAGAAGGACACCCTGTTTGTTACAATGCTTATGGGGTTTTTAAAGATAAAGAAATGTATGAGAGGATTTTTGGTGatgaagaaaaattgaaaaacttCTTGAGGTGGAGAGTTCAAGTTCTTGAAAGAGGTATTGACCAGTTGCATTTTAAGCCTGGTGGGATTAATTCAATTATTCAAGTTACTGATCTAAAAGATATGCCTAAAAGAGAATTAAGGGTTGCTTCAAATCAGATCCTATCTCTTTTTCAAGATAATTACCCTGAAATGGTGGCTAGAAAGGTAAATGGTTTAATTTTTTGCTCCTGATAGGAGTACCTTTTTTGTTTTCCCCTTCTAATTCTCGAGTAAAGTTTCTaactttatgttttttttttttctgttgggGTTTTAGATATTTATAAATGTGCCATGGTACTTCAGTGTGTTGTATTCAATGTTTAGTCCATTTCTGACTCAAAGAACTAAGAGCAAGTTTGTGATATCCAAGGAGGGAAATGTTGCTGAGACATTATACAAGTGAGTATTTTATTGcactataatttaattttttgcCTCAGTAGTATATAAAATTTGGTTCCTTTTGTCCTTTTTGCTGTCTGTCTCAGTAAAATGATCTTATGTAAACCTTCTGTTTTGTTTCTTTCTACATTTTCTTGTCCTTTGAGGTTAATATAATCCCATAAAGATGAGTTTATTGCAATAATGAGGTTAAGAAAGAATGTGTAACTTTTTAAATTTGTCCCTTTTATATTTCAAAATTAACCATTTTGAGATGCATTTTTGTTCTGACCAGATTCATAAGGCCTGAGGATATTCCTGTTCAGTATGGTGGACTGAGTCGACCCACTGATCTGCAAAATGGTCCACCAAAACCAGCTTCTGAGTTCTCTGTCAAAGGAGGAGAGAAAGTCAATATTCAAATTGAAGGAATTGAGGTGCATTATTGTTTTTCCCATTTTGGTTAATTTTTTGAATACTCCATAAATTTTGTCTTGGATGCACAACATAATGAAATTACAATATCACTATCCTACATTTTCTACGTTACCTATGCACAGGACTGGATGTAAGGACTTGTCTGCCCTTTTGGTCAATAGTAATTAGTAAAGTTGAAGTTACAGAgtatttttagaagttgaaaTAAAGAGTTGAAACTTTGTTTGGATATATATATTTCACTTGACATAATCCTTGGCCAATTTTTTTATTGCGAGTTGAAGTAGGCCTACTCAATCATTTTGCTGTCAAATTGCTATACAAAACATTGACAAATTTCTGCTTAAAGCAGATCTCAAATGAGGTCATTTTAATGATGTAACATTATGACTGTCTTAAGGTGTTTGACCATGTAATGATAATAAGGTACAAAGATGAGTTATTGAAATTTTAACTCAAGGAGATGttttgttttaatgtatttgatcATGTTATTCGTTGTCGTGACCATTCCATCTAAAAGTTTATATATAGGCCGGTGCAACAATAACATGGGACATAGTGGTAGGAGGATGGGAATTGGAGTACAGTGCAGAATTTGTACCAAATTCAGAAGGCAGCTATACCATTGCTGTGGAAAAGCCAAGAAAAATTGGAGCAAATGAAGAGGCAATTCACAACTCATTCACTTCAAGAGAAGCTGGAAAAATGGTGCTTTCAGTAGACAACACTGCTTCTCGCAAGAGAAAAGTTGCTGCCTACCGATATGTCGTCCGCAAATCCGCAACAATCTCAGGCTAAATGCAGGAAGAAGAACAAAAAAGCTTAGGCTTTTCGTTTTTTGATTCACTTTATCTAGAGTTGTTTAATCTTTTTGTTGACGAATGTATGGAAACTTAGTAATATCTAAGTGATAGTGCGCTAGTATGAATGTATAAATGGTGGTATTATATTGCTTATTAGTACTACTAATATGAAGTGAAAAGCATCTTAACTTTGCTAATAccacttaattgtggaaattttaaTTTATAGTTTTAGTGgcgttctttttctttttgctcATTTTGTTGATGTGGGTCAGTGgcttctttatttatttaatttctttTTGTTGTTGAGGTGTGGTGTGGTCTTATTTTTTTGCAGAAGTGGGTCAGTAGGTGAAGACTTTAGAGAGCAAAATGTCTAGGTTTGAAAAGGAATAGGGTTGGTGTGTtattttttgttgaaaattttcAGTTTTATGGTCAGGCATGCTTTTTTGGGAAGTGTAAAAGAAGAAAACTTTGGCCCCAGAAGAGTGGATGTGGACTGAACTCTGGAGTTTTGCTGGGGCATATCATATGGAAGATTTTGGAAGAAATTATTAAAGCAGACTCCAGtggggtcaataataataataatctgcTGGTGGTAGACAGAAGATAGAGAGTTTTTCTGTGTCTCATGTTAAAATTTTTGCTTTTGTTCTTCTGAATAGTTACTCTTATTTTTATTTGTATATTATAATACGGTATGTGACTGGGGGTTGTTTGTGTtcattttgattattttattgAGTACTGTACCTTTTTAGCGTATATTGAAATTGATTATTACTATAATCCATTAGTTCTAGCTCAATAACCTTAATTAGTTGTATCTAAGTTAGCTGCTTTAGATAAGTTACTTGGCTTGCTCAAGCAGAGCTTTGGAAAGGCAGTAAATAGGGAATTGATATACTAATCTTCTAATCCAGTTCATTTATTCTCAATATCAATTCGTCAACAAAGCAAGGGATGATTATAAACAAAAGAGGGTAAAAATGCCCCTCAACTATCAAAAATAGAGCTGGAATTCTGTTAGTGCATGTGCTCCACTTGACTAATGGCGAGGGTATTTTTGTACCCAAAATCAAATAAAGGGTATAATTACTCTATTTTTAATAGTTACTTCAGAGGCATTTCTGACAAAGCAAGAGAAGATTATAATACTAATAAATAAACTCATAAAAGTGGTACCTAGATGTTTTTTCTACTACCGTTCGACTATTTTATTTAATACTTAGTTATCTTCCATCAGCGTAAATATTGACAATGATAGAGTCACATGCAAGGACGAGTTTAATTAAATTCCCTTAGTCGGAATAGGGTAAAAACAAATATTTGTACAGATTGAGAATTTTGAATCCCCTTAATACAAGAAAAATGTaggttaaaattttaaatttttaaaaatttccttATCAGAATTTCTGGTTCCACCCACCGGATGCCGAtaactctggcaactaggccaATTTATTCTATATTACTCTTTTGGTGAGCATGCCTATTTGCTATATATTGCACTTTTGGTGTGCAGGCTGTGCAAAACTCTGTTTCTGTTACTCTTCTGTTTTTGTTTTGTTGGGGTTACTGCAATGATGCTGTGTGTGCTTGGCTGTTTTTGATCTTATGAACTCTTTATGCTTGCCTATGGTGTTACAGTTACTTTCTACAGACTCGAGGTTTGTCAGTTTTAGCCATAGGGTTTTCTGCAATTGATGATTTTTCAACTTTTACCATCAGCTAAAGATGAAAGGTGAAAACGAAAGAAACTCATCGAtatttcaatctacaacaacaacCAACCAATATAATCCCACAAATGAAATttgggaggatagtgtgtacgcatacgTTACCCCTACCCTAGAATATAAAGACTGTTTCCGATAATTCATCTACACTTGCGTGAAAAAAAAAAGTCTAGTGAAGTCTCTCACTTGAAAGTGATATACGTAATTTGGACACAACACATTTAGTGGgccataagaattgtaaaattcccaaaaaagtgaaaaataatttctaaattgaaaatggtatttgaaaattagagttgtgtttggacatgaatattattttagattattttttaagttttgtgagtgatttgagtgaaaattttgaaaaataactttttggagtttttcaaattttcgaaaaatttcaaaattcatcttcaagtgaaaattgaaaaattttatgaccaaacactgatttctgaaaaatgtgaattttttttttttatgtcagTTTTTCGAATGTGTCCCCCTATTCAGTATCCTTCTTTAAATATTTTAAGGTACATTTGAAGTTGCAATGTTCACCAAAAACAGGCCCCTACTTGATTGAGACTATTTATAAAATGTTTTTCATATGACTTGTTAATtcaatatgtttttttttttaggTTTTTTCTTGTCTGTGAAAAATTTAGACTTAGGACCTATTTGTCCatagattttttttcttttttttgattttatttttcaaaaacgtGTTTGTCCATGTCACGACTCAAAAATTCACCGCACGCGTCGTGAtaacacctagtctttaagactaggtaagccgattactaacAACGATTAGGCAAATTTTTAACAACGATAATTTGAAATAGAGTCTAATATGAATACCAAAACAAAGGCGTAATAAGCCTACGCGACAATAATCAAACCTCCCAAGATTAGTTAATACAGAGTCGCGAACTCTAGCTAAgtacatggaaagatctcaaagatcgaaatacaatactgttcaaataataagctgacagtacaatgaaaggaaagaactccaagggactgtgacgaccaagcatctttaccttgaatcctcgcgaccaatatgctaactctgcccgagtccgatatctccaataccctgGCTCTGCATACAAATaagtagaagtgtagtatgagtacaccacggtcgctacccagtaagtatcaagactaacctcggtgaagtagtgacgaggtacaagtcaagacactcactagacaaaataacttgtgcaataaagaagtataaagctaataataaaAGCAGAAATCAGTAAATGACAACAAGAATCAATAAGTGATATAAatagtaaagcaataagaacaccgCGAAGTATCATTAAAACTGCATAAGGAACACAaaggacaaccaattaatcaagccgttctaacacaagtttcacaacgaaatcactctgtgatacctcatctcataatcacaagtcacgggtctcaacccaccatcctATGCTCAtagcaccttgtgcccatatttcagatcacaaccgcacagacaactcacgtgccaatatctcaatccccAAGGCATGTTCACGGGATCACATTCACAATCCACTCGGTGtgaatcacaatcacaatccgctcggcgtggtcactggctcaatatcaacatgaaaaccaatacaagaacacatgggcatgattaataaatgtcaagtttcatactcctgagctagtataagtggcatgcttaggtgtatgcttgtgcgagtgtactactgtAGCCCAAgtaaacaagtaatatcaaagacatcgagtagctcatcgaagcaacataataaataacgtaaggtgtatgacatacacaaggaaaaacacatcatcacacgaaaatcaccacACAATATCCCtaagccatcacacatcatccctgatattgccacccttatctctccgacaGCGACCCGTATCACTtcaccctgacaatatcattagccacccatACCAttccgatagccacccgtatcactctatgtaattatcacgccccaaaaccaaggagcgcaaccggcgctcaatcgagtgaacctgaccgagcaagcttgttagatttcattctacccaaactcatccacaaatggagataatacatattttcattaattagacaaaatggtgttcatgtctacaataccaattcattttcaatagcttcatcatttttaaagtctcaatggacgagtaatacaaccacaacataatatatattgtcttttccagcaccaatacacaacccacactatgtctatggagcctctatagataaagaagggtACAATGATAATATCGGCAACAAGGTCCCGGCtgtacctcaaacagaatacacaaagtacaaaagattcatgatcccggaatgaagtggggcttaccaagtcagctgggaagaaggtgtactgctatcactgattaatgtctcctgctgtggaactacctgcatccatttaaagatgcagcgcccccagtaaaagggacgttagtaccgtcgaatagtactagtatgaaaactaaacaccaatttgagaatttagaaatacaagataattatgatgaatcAGTGCGGCagtagaataatatagataaccgtctcaaccatagaaagattattaaaagctatcaacaacatttataggat of Nicotiana tomentosiformis chromosome 7, ASM39032v3, whole genome shotgun sequence contains these proteins:
- the LOC104088245 gene encoding patellin-6 — translated: MDSFSPISVPESLPKPQTFKKSFVTSLMEAATLKTPSFKEDTYFISHLKPSEKKALQELKDKLQTSSNGAESLSMWGISLLSGDEKADVILLKFLRARDFKVSDSLHMLEKCLSWRKEFNADIILEEDLGFKELEGVVAYMNGYDREGHPVCYNAYGVFKDKEMYERIFGDEEKLKNFLRWRVQVLERGIDQLHFKPGGINSIIQVTDLKDMPKRELRVASNQILSLFQDNYPEMVARKIFINVPWYFSVLYSMFSPFLTQRTKSKFVISKEGNVAETLYKFIRPEDIPVQYGGLSRPTDLQNGPPKPASEFSVKGGEKVNIQIEGIEAGATITWDIVVGGWELEYSAEFVPNSEGSYTIAVEKPRKIGANEEAIHNSFTSREAGKMVLSVDNTASRKRKVAAYRYVVRKSATISG